Below is a window of Prosthecochloris sp. GSB1 DNA.
TCGAAAAACATCGAAAGCCGCCGTCGAAGGATCGTCAGAAGCAGCACCTCGAGCAGTTTGTCCGCTACCTTGCCAACCCCGCTGAAACGACCGTGCTCGTGCTCGACTGCGACCGGCTCGACAAAAAGGATCTCGGCAAGCCGCCCTACCGTGACATGGATTCTATCCGCCATGACTTCCCCGCGATCAAGAACCCCGACATCTTCGCATCGGACCGCGCGCGCGAACAGGGCTGGGAATTCGATCCCGAAGCGCTGAAGGCATTCAGCGCCTACATGCAGCCCTCCGCCCGTGAAATAGCGAGGGAAATAGAAAAGGTCGTCATATACGCCTCGTCGCGAAGCGCCGAAAAGCGCATCACGGCAAACGACGTCTACGAATGCGTCGGCATATCGAAACGCTATAACGTCTTTGAGCTCGAAAAGGCACTGGCGGCAAAAAACCTGCGTCTCTGCAGCGGTATATCGCTGATGATCATGGAACAGGAAGGCCGGAAGGAGGGACTCATGAACATCCTCCGCTACCTTTCGATCTTCTATACAAGAATATGGAAGATCCACGCGCCCGGACTCCGCCAGCGGCCGCTTCCGGAGATCGCCAGAACGCTCGGCATGTACGGCAAACAGGAATTCTTCGCCAAAAGCTACCTGCGATACGCATCGAATTTCTCGCTCGAGGAAACCGAGAACGCCATTCTGGCCCTCCAGCGGACCGACGCCGCCCTCAAGGGCCTCGAAGCCTATCCCGACGAGAAATACCTCCTCCTCCGCCTCATGCAGGATCTCTTAAGTCAAAAGGAAAAAGTCAAAAGTTAAAAACGCGTTCGGCGCACGAATGCCGCCACCGGCTCCGCTCTTTTCATTTTTCCCTTTTGCCTTTCTCCTTCAACGGCACATGCCGTAACAGGCTCCCCAACGAAACAAATCAACAGTTCAACACTCACTCACAGCCACCCCTGCTCGCGGTACCAGGCGATAGTGTCCCTGATGCCTTCTTCGAGCGCGATAGCGGCCGTGAAACCGAAATCCGCCTCGGCCTTGCGGGGAGAACAGACCCAGTAATCCTGCACCATCTCGGCGGCCTTGTCTGGATTGAGCAGGGCGGGGCGACCGGTCAGGCGGCCCGCAAAACCGCCGGCGAAACCGGCTGCCAGGATCACCTGCTTCGGCAGACGGATTTGCCGAACCTTCTTCACGCCGAGCGCTTCCGAGGCGACGGCGGCCACCCTGTCCCAGGAATACCCCTCGGGCGACGTAAGAAAATAAGTTTCCCCGACGGCCGCCGGAGACAGCGCGGCCATGAGTATGCCGCGAACGAGGTCCTTGCCGTGAATCAGGCTGAACCGCTGGGTTCGGCCGTCGCCGGCCGCGAGCATCAGGCCGCCGGAGATCATCTTCAGAAACTGGAAGACATCCCTGTCCCCCGGACCGTACACCGCCGGCGGCCTGACGATTGTCACCGGCAGCCGCTCCCCGAAGGAACGGCAGATCCTCTCGGCCTCGAGTTTGCTCCGACCGTAGGCGCTGACAGGATGCGGCTCGTCTTCCTCGACGACGCCGGGCTCGGGGTTGCGCGCAGGACCTGCCGCCGCGAGGGAAGACACGAACAGAAAACGTCCGGGGCCGTGGCCGGCGGAGACAGCCGCTTCGAGAAGACTCCGCACCGGAAGCACGTTGCCGCGGTAATACCCCTCCCTGTCGACCGACTTCGTCACTCCCGCGAGATGGAAGACCATCTCCGCTCCTTCTACCGCCCGGCGAAGTGACGATGGATCGGCATAGTCGCCCCGCACGGCCTCGACGCCTGCGGCGAGTGCCTTAGCGGAATCGCTTTGCGGCCGCAGAAGCACCCGGACACGGTATGCGCGTTTCTTCAGGTAGTCGACAAGCAGGGTCCCTATGAACCCCGTCGCGCCGGTCACCAGTACGGTTGAACCCATATGCAACAGCAGTTATTCATTGTACTCATGCTTCTTCCCCGCGGCTTGCCGCCGAAAAAGGGGCCGCTTTAAAAAAAGGAAAAATTTTCATACATTCGTTTCTTAAATTATTCATTCTCCGTGGCGCTCCGCACCGTGGTACCGAGGCCCGGTTGTTCAGTAGCATACAAGTAATCATTTCCGGCTTATGACCCTAACGCATCCCGGACTCGCTGCGCCAGTGGTCGAAGTAAACAAATCATTCCTGTGAGCACTACACGCAAAGATCTTTTCAAGAAATGCCACGACTTTACCCTGGCGGATGAAATAAAGGCAATGGGCGTCTATCCGTTCTTCCACCCCATCGAGGAAACAGAAGGCCCCGTGGTTTCGTTTAGCGGCAGGGAACTGATCATGGCCGGATCGAACAACTATCTCGGGCTGACTTCCAACGAACGGGTCAAGGAGGCCTCGATCGACGCCATAAGAAAATACGGCACGAGCTGTTCCGGCTCGCGCTACATGACCGGCACGGTCAACCTCCACCTCGAACTCGAGGACCGGCTCGCCGATTTTTTCGAAAAGGAGCGCTGCCTGCTCTTCAGCACCGGATACCAGACAGGGCAGGGAGTGATCCCGACGCTCGTCCAGCGCGGCGAATACGTGATCTGCGACAAGGATAACCACGCAAGCCTCGTGGCGGCCTCGATCATGGCCGTCGGCCAGTCCGCCAAGTTCGTCCGTTTCGCCCATAACTCCATGGATGACCTCGAACGGGTCCTGAAAACCATACCCGACGAGGCCGGCAAGCTCATCGTCGCAGACGGAGTCTTCTCCGTTTCCGGAGAAATCGTCGACCTGCCGAAACTGGTGGAACTCGCGAAAGCATACGGAGCCCGCATCCTGCTCGACGACGCCCACGCCGTCGGCGTCATCGGCCGCGGCGGAAGGGGAACGCCGTCCGAGTTCAATCTCGTCGAGGAGGTCGATCTCATCATGGGCACCTTTTCCAAGACCTTCGGCTCGCTCGGGGGCTACGTTGTCGGCGAACACGATGTCATCGACTACATCAAGCACAACGCCTCGTCGCTCATCTTCAGCGCCTCGCCCACGCCCGCCAGCGTGGCGGCCGTGCTCGCCTCGCTGGAAATCCTCAAGAACGAACCGGAACTGATCGAACAGCTCGTCCTGAACACCGATTACGTCCGGCAGGGGCTGAGCGAAGCCGGTTTCAGGCTCATGCCTTCGCGCACGGCCATAGTCTCGGTCATCATCGGCGACCAGATGAAAACGCTCCAGTTCTGGAAAAGGCTTTTCGAAGCCGGCGTCTACGTCAACGCATTTATCCGCCCCGGCGTCATGCCCGGCCACGAAGCGCTCAGGACCAGCTTCATGGCGACGCACGAAAAAGAGCACCTCGACAAGGTAATCACCGAATTCAGCACGATCGGCAGGGAACTCGGCCTCGTCTGAGTAACCCCGATCGCTCCTTCGACGGCCGGAGATCGTCGCGAAAACCCCGCGGCGCCTCCGGCCGCTTTTCGTTTCCCCGCCCGGCCAGGGAAACGATCGTCCCGTTTCCGGTAAACCCTTCCGCTACGACGAAATACTACGGTATTTTTTGCAGTTTCAGCAAAAATCCGGTATTATTTTCCTTGCAACACAACCCCTTTTCGCAAAAACTTTTGCGTGAAGATTTCACTACACTCACCTAACCTGAAAACGTCCATGGAAAACAGGCTTTCCCAAGCACTCCCCCCTGTACGTTTTTTCCTTGCTGCCTTTACGCTTCTTATCCTGCTGATGCCACTCCGCGCTGATGCGGCAGACGCCGGAACCGTAAAGGGAAAAATTACCGACAAGACCGACGGCGAAGCCGTTGTCGGCGCGTCGGTCATGCTCGAAAACACAACGCTCGGTGCAGCAACCGACCTCGACGGCAACTTCACGATCCAGAACGTGCCCGCCGGCTCCTACAGCATGCGGATCACGGCCGTAGGCTACGCGCCGCTCGTAAGGAGCGTCACGATCGCGGCCGGACAGACCGTCGCCATGAATCCCCAGCTCGGCCAGACCACCGTCATGGCTTCGGAGATCGTCGTCGGCGCGGCGCTCTACGAACAGGACCGCCTCGAAGTGCCGGTCACGGTGTCCGTCGTTTCCGATCAGAAAATCAAGGAGGAACCCAGTGCGTCGCTCGACCAGGTGATCGAGGACGTCCCTGGCGTGAACATCAACCGTTCAGCGGGCTACAGCACCTCGACCGTCCAGATCCGCGGTTCGAACACCTTCCAGGGAGGAGCCATCGGTACCCGCGTGCAGGGTCTCTACGACGGCTTCCCGATCAACACGCCTGAAACCGGCGAGGTCGTCTGGACGAACGTCAACATGAACGCGGCCGACAAGGTGGAAGTCATGAAGGGCGCCGCGGCCACGCTCTATGGCTCCGGCGCGATGGGCGGCGTGGTGAACGTCTTCGGCGCACTGCCCGACAAGTTCCAGGTAAAAGCCGGCGCGAGCGGCGGCTTTTACGACGGCACGCCGGACGAAGACCGGAGCGAATATCGCGACGGCTTCACGCCCTGGCTCTGGAACAGCTACGTCGGCATCGGCGACAAGCGGGGCGACCTGAACTACAGCCTGATCTACTCGCATGGCGAAAACGACGGGCACAAGGAAAACTCCTGGTCGAGCCTCGACGACGTCAAGCTCAAAGCCCGCTACGACATCGATTCCGACCAGTACATCCAACTCACCTCGTTCTACAACGAGACCCGAGGCGGTTACGCAAGCACGTGGCCTTACGCTGCGGATATTGACTTCATGTTTCTACAACCAGCATATCCTATTCCTGACCCTCCTTATCTCGAAGCTGCTGGAGTTTCCGCAGACGTTGCTTTCAATCCCATGACAGAGTACGCATACGATGCCGCCGACTCGGTGTATGCGGACGACACCATCAAGAGGAAAAACGCTCTGGTCGGCCTGAACTACGTCAACCTCCTGAGCAACGATCTCAGTCTCGACGCGCGGCTGTACTACACGCATAACAAAACTCGCATCGACTACAATCCGACCAGTGAAACCCAGGTTTTCGGTTTTGATTACACAGCATACCTCGAAAACCCAATCCCCAGCGAAGACCCGATTCCTATTTTCCCTGCATTTCTTACCATCTATGAACGCGAACCGGGCGAGTTCAACGAAACGAAATCCGACCGTTACGGCGCGGGCATCAAGTTTGACTGGCGCGCCAGCGACCAGCACCGCCTGCTCTTCGGCCTCGACGGAAACATCATCGATGTCCAGTCGACCCAGTACGTAGCCGACCTGCAGGACCCCGGAGAACTCGGCGATATCAGGGAGAAAAACTTCGCGGTCTTCGTGCAGGACGAATTCAAGATGACCGACAGGCTGACGGCGCTGCTCTCGGTACGCTACGACTGGAGCGGCATCGACGCTGATGAGGTTACTTATCTGGACTACTCGGTTGACCCAACCGATGCCGATGCGGCACCTGAGGTCACTGAAGATATCGAGAACTCGTCGGTCGATGCCATCAGTCCCCGTATCGCCCTGAACTACAAGGCGACCGACGACATGAGCTTCCGCGCCTCCTGGGGCAAGAGCTTCCGTGCGCCGACCCTCGCCGAGCGGTTCGTGCGCGATGCGGGCCTTTTCATGGGCAACCCGAACCCGGAGATCGACAAGGAAACCATGACCGCTTATGAAATCGGCATGTTCAAGCAGTTCTCGGACAAGGTTTCGTTCGACATCGCGGCCTACATCAACGACTACGACAACCTGATCGAGTCGAGAAACCTCAACCCCGACTACTGGCCGATCGTTTTCCAGTATCAGAACGTGGCAAAGGCTCGCATCTGGGGTATCGAAACCAGCCTGAACGTCAAGCCGACGCCCGACTGGAACCTGAACCTCGCCTACGCCTACATGAACGCCAAGGACAAGAGCGATGAAGGCAGCGCACTGGCCGGGGCGCAGAACCCCGATCCGGAATGGCTGGCCTACCGTCCGGAACACACGGCTTCGGTGAGCGCCACGTGGAGCGCCACGAACCGCCTCACGCTCAACACTTCCGGCCGCTACGTCAGCGAATACAAGGCGGTAAGCTCGTACCCGAATCCCGAGGGAGAAAACTATCCCGGCGGCTTCGTCGTGTTCAACGCGGGTGCGAAGTACAGGATCACGGACAACCTGACCGGCACCTTCCTCTGCAACAACATCACGAACGAGCAGTACGAGGAAGCCGAATGGTTCCGTTCGCCGGGCCGCAGCTTCGTTCTCGGCTTCGATTTCCTTTATTGAGAGGCCGGCTGCACGCCGCCACGCACCGCTAAGGCCCCTGTTTTCTAGGGGCCTTACTGTTTTTCACCCGCCTTCTCCCGAATGTCGCAAACGCCCGCTCCCCTGCCGCAAAGTTTTCAAACGCATCACGCGAATGAACGGGGCCGCATCTTGGGTTTTAGGATTCCCCAAAGTATTATTACATTTCGTATTCGCTGAATGACCTTTGCTTACTTAATCAATGCCGATCATCGTTTCCTATGCATGAGAAAATCAAAATTGCCACCATCGTCGGAATGGAGCAGTGCAATCTGCGGGTGTGGCGTGAAGTTACAGACAAAATCAGCAAGCATGCCGAACTGACGCAGTGGACCGACCAGGATCTCGAACACCAGAACCCGGAAGCGGCCGAGGCGATCAGGAATGCCGACTGTATTTTCACGACCCTCATACAGTTCAAGGGGCAGGCGGACTGGCTACAGGAGCAGATCGATCAGTCGAACGTCAGGACGATTTTCGCCTACGAATCGATGCCGGAAGTCATGCAGATGACGAAGGTAGGCAACTACGTCGTTTCGGGCGACGGCAGCGGCATGCCGGATATCGTCAAGAAGGTCGCCAAGATGCTCGTCAAGGGCCGCGACGAGGACGCCCTCTACGGTTACATGAAACTGTTGAAGATCATGCGGACCATGCTGCCGCTGATCCCGAAAAAGGCAAAGGACTTCAAGAACTGGATGCAGGTCTACACCTACTGGATGCATCCGACGGCCGAAAACCTCGCCAGCATGTTCAATTACATCCTGGCTGAATACTTCGAAGTCGGCGTGAAAGCCGACAAGGTGGTGGAGATCCCGACCATGGGATTCTATCATCCCGATGCGCCGGATTACTTCAAGGATCTGAACCATTACGCCAAGTGGAACAAGAAACGTGACAAGGCCGCAGCGAAAAAACGCAATATCGGCCTGATCTTCTTCCGCAAGCATCTGCTCCAGGAAAAAGAATATATCGACAACACCATCCGCGCCGTCGAGGCCAAAGGGCTCAACCCGCTGCCGGTGTTCGTCATGGGCGTCGAAGGCCATGTCGCCGCCCGCGAATGGTTCATGAACGCCGATATCGACATGCTCGTCAACATGATGGGCTTCGGCTTCGTCGGAGGCCCTGCGGGCGCGACCACTCCAGGCGCATCGGCAAGCGCTCGCGACGAGATACTTTCGGGGATCAACGCCCCCTACGTCGTTTCCCAGCCGCTTTTCATACAGGATTTCACCTCGTGGAAAAAGGAAGGCGTCGTGCCGCTGCAGTCGGCAATGACCTACTCCCTGCCGGAAATGGACGGCGCGGTCTGCCCGGTCGTTCTCGGCGCGGTCAAGGACGGACGCCTGCAGACGGTGCCCGACAGGCTCGAGCGGCTTTCCGGGCTCGCGAAAAAATTCTCGGACCTCCGCACCTCGCCGAACAGCGAGAAGAAAGTCGCGTTCGTCGTCTACGACTATCCCCCCGGCATGGGACGCAAGGCGAGTGCCGCACTGCTCGACGTGCCGAAGAGCCTGCACCGCATGTTGCGGAAAATGCAGGTCGAGGGCTACGACGTCGGCGACCTGCCGGAAACGCCGGAGGAACTGCTCGGCATGCTCGACAAGGCCACGGATTTCGATATCCAGGCGCATGAACCCGATGCATTCGGCATCAACCGCGAAACCTTCAACGAAATCACCTCGGTCAGGGAACGCGAGCGTATCGAAGGCCGCTGGAGCGGCTTCCCCGGTGACATAGCGCCGCTCGGCACGGATAAACTGTTCATCGGCGGCCTGACGCTCGGCAACGTCTTCATCGGCGTACAGCCGCGCCTTGGCGTACAGGGCGACCCGATGCGGCTCCTGTTCGACAAGGAAAACACCCCTCACCATCAGTATATCGCCTTCTACCGCTGGATCAGCAGGAAATTCAACGCAAACGCGCTGGTTCATGTCGGGATGCACGGCACCGTGGAGTGGATGCCCGGACTGCAGCTCGGCGTCACCGGTGACTGCTGGTCGGACGCGCTGCTCGGCGAAACGCCGCACTTCTATATCTACCCGGTCAACAACC
It encodes the following:
- the holA gene encoding DNA polymerase III subunit delta produces the protein MKKLRKDIASGKISPVYFLHGEESFLKEELTGLLKLHAFPAGEDAAVNTTVLHGPDVTLGDIVSRASEFPMFAQRKLVVVRQFEKHRKPPSKDRQKQHLEQFVRYLANPAETTVLVLDCDRLDKKDLGKPPYRDMDSIRHDFPAIKNPDIFASDRAREQGWEFDPEALKAFSAYMQPSAREIAREIEKVVIYASSRSAEKRITANDVYECVGISKRYNVFELEKALAAKNLRLCSGISLMIMEQEGRKEGLMNILRYLSIFYTRIWKIHAPGLRQRPLPEIARTLGMYGKQEFFAKSYLRYASNFSLEETENAILALQRTDAALKGLEAYPDEKYLLLRLMQDLLSQKEKVKS
- a CDS encoding NAD-dependent epimerase/dehydratase family protein: MGSTVLVTGATGFIGTLLVDYLKKRAYRVRVLLRPQSDSAKALAAGVEAVRGDYADPSSLRRAVEGAEMVFHLAGVTKSVDREGYYRGNVLPVRSLLEAAVSAGHGPGRFLFVSSLAAAGPARNPEPGVVEEDEPHPVSAYGRSKLEAERICRSFGERLPVTIVRPPAVYGPGDRDVFQFLKMISGGLMLAAGDGRTQRFSLIHGKDLVRGILMAALSPAAVGETYFLTSPEGYSWDRVAAVASEALGVKKVRQIRLPKQVILAAGFAGGFAGRLTGRPALLNPDKAAEMVQDYWVCSPRKAEADFGFTAAIALEEGIRDTIAWYREQGWL
- a CDS encoding aminotransferase class I/II-fold pyridoxal phosphate-dependent enzyme, which translates into the protein MGVYPFFHPIEETEGPVVSFSGRELIMAGSNNYLGLTSNERVKEASIDAIRKYGTSCSGSRYMTGTVNLHLELEDRLADFFEKERCLLFSTGYQTGQGVIPTLVQRGEYVICDKDNHASLVAASIMAVGQSAKFVRFAHNSMDDLERVLKTIPDEAGKLIVADGVFSVSGEIVDLPKLVELAKAYGARILLDDAHAVGVIGRGGRGTPSEFNLVEEVDLIMGTFSKTFGSLGGYVVGEHDVIDYIKHNASSLIFSASPTPASVAAVLASLEILKNEPELIEQLVLNTDYVRQGLSEAGFRLMPSRTAIVSVIIGDQMKTLQFWKRLFEAGVYVNAFIRPGVMPGHEALRTSFMATHEKEHLDKVITEFSTIGRELGLV
- a CDS encoding TonB-dependent receptor, which gives rise to MENRLSQALPPVRFFLAAFTLLILLMPLRADAADAGTVKGKITDKTDGEAVVGASVMLENTTLGAATDLDGNFTIQNVPAGSYSMRITAVGYAPLVRSVTIAAGQTVAMNPQLGQTTVMASEIVVGAALYEQDRLEVPVTVSVVSDQKIKEEPSASLDQVIEDVPGVNINRSAGYSTSTVQIRGSNTFQGGAIGTRVQGLYDGFPINTPETGEVVWTNVNMNAADKVEVMKGAAATLYGSGAMGGVVNVFGALPDKFQVKAGASGGFYDGTPDEDRSEYRDGFTPWLWNSYVGIGDKRGDLNYSLIYSHGENDGHKENSWSSLDDVKLKARYDIDSDQYIQLTSFYNETRGGYASTWPYAADIDFMFLQPAYPIPDPPYLEAAGVSADVAFNPMTEYAYDAADSVYADDTIKRKNALVGLNYVNLLSNDLSLDARLYYTHNKTRIDYNPTSETQVFGFDYTAYLENPIPSEDPIPIFPAFLTIYEREPGEFNETKSDRYGAGIKFDWRASDQHRLLFGLDGNIIDVQSTQYVADLQDPGELGDIREKNFAVFVQDEFKMTDRLTALLSVRYDWSGIDADEVTYLDYSVDPTDADAAPEVTEDIENSSVDAISPRIALNYKATDDMSFRASWGKSFRAPTLAERFVRDAGLFMGNPNPEIDKETMTAYEIGMFKQFSDKVSFDIAAYINDYDNLIESRNLNPDYWPIVFQYQNVAKARIWGIETSLNVKPTPDWNLNLAYAYMNAKDKSDEGSALAGAQNPDPEWLAYRPEHTASVSATWSATNRLTLNTSGRYVSEYKAVSSYPNPEGENYPGGFVVFNAGAKYRITDNLTGTFLCNNITNEQYEEAEWFRSPGRSFVLGFDFLY